In Dermacentor variabilis isolate Ectoservices chromosome 7, ASM5094787v1, whole genome shotgun sequence, a genomic segment contains:
- the mIF2 gene encoding mitochondrial translation initiation factor 2: MAASVRVTAVRHLRRFRLRSSSLSNSVRTLALGYPDHRGTSHGCSLCGSRLFSTSYWRWARKMEKPFVPSRTKPKNPVVKVWRNITLAELAKVIERPIDDIYEAIVFVENAGQYDHDDCEIDDADILFLILKRLGLRGQLVAPPEQPSPKKEFQDAVRRPPADPSVLVPRPPVITIMGHVDHGKTTLLDSLRNTNVVDQEFGGITQHIGAFTVKLPGKDRITFLDTPGHAAFSAMRERGAMATDIVILVVAADDGVMEQTVESIRYAREANVPIIVAINKMDKPTANIEHVKRGLIVHGIQMDDEGGDTQYVCISALKGTNLDKLTETILTQAELMEIKADPKGPVEGVIIESMGDQHRGKLSTALVQRGTLRKGAYLVAGLAWAKVRGMFDEWGKPVQTALPGTPVQVIGWRSLPSAGDVIIEVESEKRAQQVVHWRESQMQAEKDIEEYRAIQEKVQRHLVQYKAELEQRRAMGLRKKRKRLTNREKEYTVDDTPCLPIVVKADVDGSVEAVLDLLDTYHSHHKCRLDIIHYGVGPVSESDVQLAQPFNGIVYAFHVPVLGAAGSAAEEGNIDIRSYNVIYHLIDDIKKELGKRLPLLDEDEVHGEALVQQEFLINEGRKKIPVAGCKCTKGTLRKNALYKLVRDSETIHSGPLISMRHLKNEVESIKKDVECGLMFQDPNVRFKHGDILICYSIKQVPQETDWDPGF, encoded by the exons ATGGCGGCGTCCGTAAGAGTTACTGCCGTGCGGCATCTCCGCAGGTTTCG ATTACGGTCATCAAGCCTTAGCAACTCAGTTCGCACGTTGGCTCTTGGTTATCCCGACCATCGCGGAACAAGCCATGGGTGTTCTCTCTGCGGATCCCGTTTGTTCAGCACCTCCTACTGGCGGTGGGCGAGGAAGATGGAGAAACCGTTT GTTCCGTCGAGGACAAAGCCCAAGAACCCTGTTGTCAAGGTCTGGAGAAATATCACTCTTGCTGAACTTGCCAAAGTAATAGAACGCCCGATAG ATGACATTTACGAGGCAATCGTCTTCGTTGAAAATGCTGGCCAGTACGACCATGACGATTGTG aaattgATGATGCTGACATTCTCTTCCTGATCCTCAAAAGACTAGGCCTTCGTGGTCAGTTGGTGGCTCCTCCAGAACAGCCATCACCAAAGAAAGAGTTTCAAGATGCAGTTAGAAG GCCACCTGCTGACCCTAGTGTGCTTGTCCCACGGCCACCGGTCATTACAATCATGGGACATGTTGACCATGGGAAGACAACGCTCTTGGACTCGCTTCGTAATACCAATGTAGTCGACCAGGAGTTTGGTGGCATTACGCAACACATTGGTGCCTTCACTG TGAAGCTTCCTGGCAAAGACCGCATCACATTCTTGGACACACCTGGGCACGCAGCTTTTTCGGCAATGCGTGAAAGGGGAGCCATGGCTACAGATATTGTCATCTTGGTTGTCGCTGCAGACGATGGAGTGATGGAACAAACTGTTGAATCCATTCGATATGCACGTGAAGCCAATG tgcCAATAATTGTTGCAATAAACAAGATGGACAAGCCTACTGCTAATATT gaACATGTTAAGAGGGGCCTTATTGTTCATGGAATACAGATGGACGATGAAGGCGGGGACACACAATATGTCTGCATCTCAGCACTGAAG GGTACAAATTTGGACAAGTTGACAGAAACTATTCTGACCCAAGCTGAGCTGATGGAAATCAAAGCAGACCCAAAGGGCCCTGTTGAAGGTGTCATCATCGAGTCAATGGGCGACCAACACAGAGG GAAGCTGTCCACCGCTTTAGTGCAGCGTGGCACACTGAGGAAAGGAGCGTACCTAGTTGCTGGGCTGGCATGGGCAAAG GTTCGTGGCATGTTTGATGAGTGGGGGAAGCCGgtacaaacagcactgcctggaaCACCAGTTCAAGTTATCGGCTGGAGGTCACTTCCGTCGGCTGGTGATGTCATCATTGAAGTTGAATCGGAG AAGCGTGCGCAGCAGGTGGTCCATTGGCGAGAGTCCCAGATGCAAGCAGAGAAGGACATTGAAGAGTACAGAGCAATCCAGGAGAAGGTGCAGCGGCACTTGGTGCAGTACAAGGCCGAACTTGAGCAGCGGCGTGCCATGGGTCTTCGGAAAAAGCGAAAGCGCCTCACCAACCGCGAGAAGGAGTACACTGTTGATGACACTCCTTGCCTGCCCATTGTTGTCAAAG CTGATGTTGATGGTTCTGTGGAAGCAGTACTGGATCTCTTGGATACCTATCACTCGCATCACAAATGTCGTCTCGACATCATTCACTATGGAGTGGGACCAGTCTCGGAATCTGATGTGCAGTTGGCACAGCCGTTCAATG GCATCGTCTATGCCTTTCACGTTCCTGTCTTGGGTGCAGCGGGCTCAGCAGCAGAGGAGGGAAACATTGACATTCGCAGTTACAATGTCATCTACCATCTAATTGATGACATCAAGAAGGAACTTGGCAAGCGTCTGCCCCTCCTTGATGAGGACGAGGTTCACG GGGAAGCGCTTGTGCAGCAAGAATTTCTTATCAACGAAGGACGAAAGAAGATCCCCGTAGCAGGGTGCAAATGTACAAAAGGAACATTGCGCAAGAATGCACTCTACAAATTGGTGCGAGATTCTGAAACAATTCACAGTG GGCCGTTAATATCCATGAGGCATCTCAAGAATGAAGTGGAATCTATAAAGAAGGATGTTGAATGTGGACTCATGTTTCAGGATCCCAATGTTCGGTTTAAGCATGGTGACATTCTCATTTGTTACAGCATCAAGCAGGTGCCTCAAGAGACAGACTGGGACCCTGGTTTCTGA